The following proteins are encoded in a genomic region of Paraburkholderia flagellata:
- a CDS encoding alpha/beta fold hydrolase, translating to MAEPPGIESVKFIEIEGLKIRFRRNRGGTGIPVVLTSPWPESLYAYHRIWSILGTEVSLVAVDMPGFGQSESRPQLMSPRAMGQFIPTMLTALGLDRVHAIGPDVGTSALLFAAYARSDLFESLVVGSGATDAALTAGALKDLINAPSTISFEENGEEIAIGAIEQVMRINPGQQVLDDYRASSAGRRFAEAMAYVRAYAVDLPALQAVLPSIHTPTLSIWGTHDPLVPPENARILDRALPRTRSLMLESGHFVWEDNSQEYATAILQWLRGGYKTA from the coding sequence ATGGCTGAACCGCCAGGCATTGAGAGCGTGAAGTTCATCGAAATTGAGGGCCTGAAGATCCGCTTCCGACGCAACCGGGGCGGGACAGGAATTCCCGTGGTGCTGACGAGTCCCTGGCCGGAAAGTTTGTATGCCTATCATCGAATCTGGTCGATCCTGGGTACTGAAGTGTCTCTTGTCGCAGTCGACATGCCAGGTTTTGGACAATCGGAAAGCCGGCCGCAATTGATGTCGCCCCGGGCGATGGGGCAATTCATTCCGACGATGCTCACTGCGCTCGGCCTCGACCGTGTCCATGCCATTGGGCCCGACGTTGGCACCTCCGCGCTTCTCTTCGCGGCCTACGCCCGTTCCGACTTGTTCGAAAGCCTGGTGGTCGGAAGCGGTGCCACTGACGCCGCGCTCACGGCAGGGGCATTGAAGGACTTGATCAACGCTCCATCGACAATCTCCTTCGAAGAAAATGGCGAGGAGATCGCCATCGGCGCCATCGAACAGGTGATGCGGATCAATCCGGGCCAACAGGTGCTCGACGACTATCGAGCATCTTCTGCCGGACGGCGTTTTGCCGAGGCGATGGCTTACGTGCGTGCCTATGCTGTCGATCTTCCGGCCCTGCAGGCCGTGCTTCCCAGCATTCACACCCCCACTTTGAGCATTTGGGGAACGCATGATCCTCTCGTGCCCCCCGAAAACGCCAGGATCCTCGACCGGGCGTTGCCAAGAACACGCTCACTGATGCTCGAAAGCGGCCATTTCGTGTGGGAGGACAACTCACAAGAGTACGCGACAGCGATTCTGCAATGGCTTCGAGGCGGCTACAAAACTGCTTAA
- a CDS encoding nuclear transport factor 2 family protein: protein MDRLRRTDFNTGDGTLKGETMNRELIQAAIDTIYARVFNKGESELLPGLVAGPYIQHNPLFPDGTDFICGFIKQVGKVPCEVKRTAIDGDLAFVHVRYLDWGGKETAGVDIFRFDADGKIVEHWDVLQPVPETANNTNTMF from the coding sequence ATGGATCGTCTTCGTCGAACCGACTTCAATACAGGAGACGGAACCCTCAAAGGCGAGACCATGAACAGAGAACTGATTCAAGCTGCAATCGATACCATCTACGCGCGCGTCTTCAACAAGGGCGAGTCCGAACTGCTACCGGGCCTGGTCGCGGGTCCCTATATCCAGCACAACCCGTTGTTTCCGGATGGCACCGATTTCATCTGTGGCTTTATAAAGCAGGTCGGCAAAGTGCCGTGCGAGGTCAAGCGCACTGCGATCGACGGTGACCTCGCTTTCGTCCATGTGCGCTATCTGGACTGGGGCGGCAAGGAAACTGCAGGCGTCGACATCTTCCGTTTCGATGCCGATGGAAAGATCGTCGAGCACTGGGATGTTTTGCAGCCGGTGCCGGAAACGGCCAACAACACGAATACGATGTTTTGA